The nucleotide window TGGCTGTAATGAGCAGCGAACTCGGGCGCGAGGGCCCGGCCTATACGCCTATTAGTATTATTGAATTTTAATCACGAAAATACGAAAGCATGAAATATCTCTTTCGTGTTTCCTTCCTTTCGTGCTTTCGTGATGGAATCTTATTCCGGCTTGCCGGTCAAGGAAGGGACTTACTTATGGACAAATCAAAAGCGCTTGACATGGCCATGGCGCAGATCGAGAAGCAGTTCGGACGTGGTTCCATCATCCGTCTGGGTGAGAAGCCCCGCTTTGATGTAAGTGTTATTCCCACCGGCGCAATCACGCTGGATATGGCGCTGGGAGTTGGCGGTGTTCCGCGCGGAAGGATCACCGAGATATACGGTCAGGAATCCTCAGGCAAGACGACTCTGGCCTATCATGTGATAGCCGAGGCTCAGAAAGCCGGAGGCACCGCCGCATTTGTGGACGCTGAACACTCGGTTGACGCCGATTATGCGCGCCAACTCGGTGTGGATGTGGATGCGCTGCTGGTCTCGCAGCCCTCGACTGGTGAAGAGGCTCTGGAGATCATGGATGCGCTTATCAGAAGTGGGGCTGTTGATATAGTTGTGCTCGACTCAGTTGCGGCTCTTGTTCCAAAGTCCGAGATCGAGGGTGATATGGGCGATTCGCATATGGGCTTGCAGGCAAGGCTGATGTCTCAGGCCTTGAGGAAGATCGGCGGGTCGGTATCCAAGTCCAACACTGCTGCGATCTTCATCAACCAGATCCGTGAGAAGATCGGGATCATGTTCGGCAATCCGGAGACCACACCAGGAGGTCGCGCGCTCAAATTCTGGTCCAGTGTCAGGCTGGAAGTCAGAAGGATAGAGACGCTTAAGGTAAGCGGCGAGGCTGTTGGCACACGCGTGAAGGTCAAAGTAGCCAAGAACAAAGTGGGACCGCCGTTCAAGGATGCTGAGTTCGACATCATGTTCGGCAAGGGGATTTCCAAGAGCGGCAGTGTACTCGATCTGGCAACGGATATGGGCTTTGTGACCAAGACCGGAACGTGGTTTACTTGCGGCGAGACACGCCTCGGTCAGGGCAGAGAGAACGCAAAGGCATATCTTGAGGACAATCCAGAGCTTATGGCCGATCTTGAGTCTCAGATACGCAAAGCAAATGAAGAGGAAGAAGCCGTGCCTGAGAAGACGGAGACAGCGGCAGCCGAGTAGAAAGTAACTCACAACACATAACTTGGAACTCATAACAAAAGAATGGGCAAAATCACGGCAATAGAGCCGCAGAAGAGGCGCGGTTACAGAAGATCGATATTTGTGGACGGTGAGTTTCTCGTCGGCACTCATGAAGATATCATAGTCGCGCTCGGCCTGGGGGTCGGCCAGTCGTTTGATGAGGACAGGCTCGTCGAAATCCTCAATGCTGAAGAAAAGAGAAAAGCCCGTGAGAGTGCACTGAGGCTTCTGGGATATCGGGACAGATCGGTATCCGAGATAAGAAAACGTCTTATCGGGAGTGATTTTCCCGAAGATATCGTAGAAGAAGTAATAAAGCATCTGTCCGACTGCGGTCTATTGGACGATGGAAAATTCAGCCGAGGCTGGGTTAATTCGCGGATGGCTGCAAAGCCGATGGGCAGAGCCAGACTTTCTTGGGAACTGCGGTCGAAGGGCGTCGACGCACCCACCGTAGAGGGAGCGCTCGAAAGTATGGACGAAGATGCCGAGTTCGATCTGGCGCTTTCAGTTGCCAGAAAGAAGATCGGCAAGTCCGACGGTTTTGATCTTGATTCAAAGAAGAGGCTGGGCTCTTTTCTGGCAAGAAGAGGGTTCGGTTGGGAAGTAATAAACAGAGTGTTTGAAGAACTTTTACACGAGTAGTACGAGGAAGAGTCGAGGATATTATCCTTCCCCATACGGGGAGTTATTACTGGTCAGATAATAATTCGCTCAACCTCACATCCAATCAATTCAGGAGGTGAGGTCGTTATGACAAACTGGGTAATCGCGGTAGTCGGTGGACTTATAATTGGCGCCGCGGCGTTTTGTATAGCCTATTTCGGGTATATACGTCAACTTCAAATTAACGTAAAGTCCGAGCGAACGGAACTTGCGGGACGAGAAGAAGATTTAAAAAAGGAAATCGAAGCCAAACGGAAAGAGATTCTCCTTGAGGCCAAAGAAGAGGCGTTCAAGGTACGCGCTGAGATCGAAAAGGAGAATAAGGACAAACGGGCTGAAATTCAGAGGTTAGAGCGAAGGCTGACGCAGAAAGAAGAGACACTGGATCGCAGGCTTGAAAACCTCGATCAGAAAGAAAGAATGATTCAGCAGAAAGAAACCGAGGCTCAAGCCAAATTTGAAGAGGGCGAGGTCTTGGTTGCGCAGCAGAGGGGCGAGTTGGAGAAAATCTCCAGAATGTCTGCCGATGAAGCCAAAGAGCTGCTGATGCGGCAAATTGATCGAGAGATGGAGCGCGAGACTGCGCGCATTATCAGACAAGCCGAAGAACAGGCTAGAGAAGAGGCCGACCGCAAAGCGAGAGATATTATCACGCTGGCGGTGCAGCGGTGTGCTGTAGACCAGGCCACGGAGACGACCGTCTCGGTGGTTCCTCTGCCCAGCGATGACATGAAAGGCAGAATAATTGGCCGTGAAGGCCGCAATATTCGCGCATTCGAGACACTGACCGGCGTCGACCTCATCATCGACGACACACCCGAGGCAGTGGTCATATCGGGCTTCGACCCTGTGCGGCGGGAAGTCGCGCGTGTGGCGCTGTCAAATCTGATCCTCGACGGACGGATTCACCCCGGACGCATCGAGGAGATGATCAACAAGGCTCAGATCGAAGCTGAGACAAAGATGAAAGAGGCCGCCGATCAGGCAGTCTTTGAGACAGGTGTAACGGGTCTCGATCCCGAGTTGGTCAAGCTGCTGGGTCGACTGCGGTTTAGAACGAGCTATGGTCAGAACGTACTCCAGCACAGTGTGGAAGTCTCACACCTGGCCGGAGCAATTGCGTCGGAACTGCAGGTAAACGTGCCGCTGGCAAAGCGCGCAGGGCTTTTGCATGACATTGGCAAGGCTGTGGACTTCGAGGTGGAGGGCTCTCATGCAATCATCTCGATGGACCTGCTCAAGCGCTACGGCGAGCCGTCAGAGGTCTGTCATGCGGTTGGCGCGCATCACAACGACATCGAGCCTCATTCGGTGGAGGCAGTGCTGGTTCTGGTGGCGGACGCGATATCTGCCGCAAGACCAGGCGCTCGCCGAGAGACTTTGGAGACCTATGTCAAGCGCCTCCAGAAACTCGAGACCATTGCCGATTCGTTCGACGGAGTGGAAAAAACGTATGCCGTCCAGGCTGGCCGTGAGATACGTGTCATGGTCAAACCCACCGAGGTCGATGATGATTCGGCTGTGAAACTCGCCTACGATACCGCTCGGCGCATAGAAGAGGAGATGGAGTATCCGGGACAGATAAAGGTCACGGTGATCCGCGAGACTCGCGCCGTGGAATATGCGAAGTAGGTAATAGGTAACAGGCAACAGGCAACAGGAAATAGTGAATAACTGATCGGCGGGGGAATCCTTCCCCCGCCGCACATATAAATGTTGGTGATAGATAGTTGAAACTGCTCTTTGTAAGTGACATAGTCGGAAACCCAGGGCGCAAAGCCATAAGCGATATGCTTCCGGCCTTGCGCTCGCGTCTTGATGTGAGCTTTGTGATTGCAAACGGCGAGAACGCAGCAGGCGGGTTTGGGATTACCAAAACCATTGCGAAGTCTATCTTTGATGCAGGCGCGGATGTAATCACGCTGGGCAACCACACCTGGGCAAAACGCGACAGTTGGGACTTCATCGACCAGGAAGCGCGCATATTGCGCCCCGCGAACTACGGTCCCGGCACTCCAGGTCGGGGTTACGGCACTTTCAAGGCGCAAAATGGGCGGACCATCAGCGTAATCAATATGATGGGCAGGACGTTTATGTCTCCACTCGACTGTCCCTTCCGCACGGCGGATACGATCCTGACAGAGCTTGGCGATAATGCCGGTATGGTGTTTGTGGATATGCATGCGGAAGCAACCTCGGAGAAAATCGCGCTCGGATATTATCTCGACGGCAGAGTCAGCTCCGTTGTCGGAACACACACGCACGTACAGACGTCAGATGAAAGGGTGCTGCCGTGCGGGAGTGCATATATCACCGACGCCGGTATGACGGGTGCAGTCGATTCTGTGCTGGGTCTGGATCCTCAAGAGGCTATCAGAAGGTTCATTACACAGATGCCCGGCAAAGTCAAACCTGCCGAGGGCGAGCCATCACTTCAAGGTGTCCTGATTGATGTCGACCCTGTCACATCCCGCGCTACCAGCATCAGCCGAGTAAGCGTATGCT belongs to bacterium and includes:
- a CDS encoding recombination regulator RecX; its protein translation is MGKITAIEPQKRRGYRRSIFVDGEFLVGTHEDIIVALGLGVGQSFDEDRLVEILNAEEKRKARESALRLLGYRDRSVSEIRKRLIGSDFPEDIVEEVIKHLSDCGLLDDGKFSRGWVNSRMAAKPMGRARLSWELRSKGVDAPTVEGALESMDEDAEFDLALSVARKKIGKSDGFDLDSKKRLGSFLARRGFGWEVINRVFEELLHE
- the rny gene encoding ribonuclease Y — translated: MTNWVIAVVGGLIIGAAAFCIAYFGYIRQLQINVKSERTELAGREEDLKKEIEAKRKEILLEAKEEAFKVRAEIEKENKDKRAEIQRLERRLTQKEETLDRRLENLDQKERMIQQKETEAQAKFEEGEVLVAQQRGELEKISRMSADEAKELLMRQIDREMERETARIIRQAEEQAREEADRKARDIITLAVQRCAVDQATETTVSVVPLPSDDMKGRIIGREGRNIRAFETLTGVDLIIDDTPEAVVISGFDPVRREVARVALSNLILDGRIHPGRIEEMINKAQIEAETKMKEAADQAVFETGVTGLDPELVKLLGRLRFRTSYGQNVLQHSVEVSHLAGAIASELQVNVPLAKRAGLLHDIGKAVDFEVEGSHAIISMDLLKRYGEPSEVCHAVGAHHNDIEPHSVEAVLVLVADAISAARPGARRETLETYVKRLQKLETIADSFDGVEKTYAVQAGREIRVMVKPTEVDDDSAVKLAYDTARRIEEEMEYPGQIKVTVIRETRAVEYAK
- the recA gene encoding recombinase RecA, giving the protein MDKSKALDMAMAQIEKQFGRGSIIRLGEKPRFDVSVIPTGAITLDMALGVGGVPRGRITEIYGQESSGKTTLAYHVIAEAQKAGGTAAFVDAEHSVDADYARQLGVDVDALLVSQPSTGEEALEIMDALIRSGAVDIVVLDSVAALVPKSEIEGDMGDSHMGLQARLMSQALRKIGGSVSKSNTAAIFINQIREKIGIMFGNPETTPGGRALKFWSSVRLEVRRIETLKVSGEAVGTRVKVKVAKNKVGPPFKDAEFDIMFGKGISKSGSVLDLATDMGFVTKTGTWFTCGETRLGQGRENAKAYLEDNPELMADLESQIRKANEEEEAVPEKTETAAAE
- a CDS encoding TIGR00282 family metallophosphoesterase — encoded protein: MKLLFVSDIVGNPGRKAISDMLPALRSRLDVSFVIANGENAAGGFGITKTIAKSIFDAGADVITLGNHTWAKRDSWDFIDQEARILRPANYGPGTPGRGYGTFKAQNGRTISVINMMGRTFMSPLDCPFRTADTILTELGDNAGMVFVDMHAEATSEKIALGYYLDGRVSSVVGTHTHVQTSDERVLPCGSAYITDAGMTGAVDSVLGLDPQEAIRRFITQMPGKVKPAEGEPSLQGVLIDVDPVTSRATSISRVSVCSTEQF